One Natrinema longum genomic window carries:
- a CDS encoding SPL family radical SAM protein, protein MADNNSVGWELLSILLPLFREQFIENQPRGTNEMEIECNDSTSTDSPRLIIRGYDGQIKGNLPPSPKLNRLRELSRSTGGPLERLDLMDVGLQCSECSNPITDRFGASSTSDLICWDCVDSNLAESDARGVTSTIDPTKAVLSSSALHHKNLCNYVINVATGCTHGCKFCYVPSTPNIKMRKDMLNEQVDVEDGQSEWGSYLLYRDDLPERLNRKLERKRTWDATPDGRGVVMISSGTDCYQDRRTAQITRGCVIELIKHKKPVRILTRSPAVVRDLDVFKSANGLVTVGSSIPSLDDNLVRSIEPGAPAPTTRLNALEKISNAGVPVYVSMSPTYPTQSRDDLRRLLKEFKTRLDPDVVFHEPINPRGGNFGMTVQAARDAGQIELANELEKLQDRDNWVEYSKNQLMTVRELGNELDVPIHLWPDKEFIKYAGEHKEFFKHEREKDDSPEDYPQPVPPA, encoded by the coding sequence GTGGCTGATAATAATAGTGTTGGGTGGGAATTACTATCCATCTTGCTCCCCCTATTCAGGGAACAATTTATTGAAAATCAGCCACGTGGTACTAATGAAATGGAAATAGAATGTAATGATTCTACAAGTACAGATTCCCCGAGGCTCATTATTAGAGGCTATGACGGCCAAATAAAAGGGAATTTGCCACCATCTCCGAAGTTAAACAGATTACGGGAGTTGAGTCGATCTACTGGCGGCCCTCTAGAAAGACTTGATTTAATGGATGTTGGATTGCAATGTTCTGAATGTAGTAATCCAATCACAGATCGGTTTGGAGCATCATCTACAAGTGATCTAATCTGCTGGGATTGTGTAGATTCGAACCTTGCTGAATCTGATGCTCGTGGAGTTACCTCTACTATTGATCCTACAAAAGCAGTACTTTCGTCATCAGCATTACACCACAAGAATCTCTGTAATTATGTTATAAACGTAGCCACTGGATGCACACATGGCTGTAAATTCTGCTATGTTCCTTCCACACCGAATATCAAGATGAGGAAAGATATGCTGAACGAACAAGTTGATGTGGAAGATGGCCAATCAGAATGGGGCAGTTATCTCTTATATCGCGATGATTTACCAGAACGACTTAATCGTAAACTTGAACGCAAAAGAACATGGGACGCGACTCCAGATGGGCGCGGTGTCGTGATGATTTCGAGCGGAACAGACTGTTACCAAGATAGACGAACTGCTCAAATAACCCGAGGATGCGTTATCGAACTCATAAAACACAAAAAGCCAGTTCGAATTCTCACACGAAGTCCTGCTGTGGTTCGGGACCTTGACGTGTTTAAATCCGCAAACGGTCTGGTAACTGTTGGTTCATCAATTCCATCACTTGATGACAATCTCGTTCGATCCATTGAACCAGGTGCACCAGCTCCAACTACTCGATTAAATGCCTTGGAGAAGATCAGTAACGCTGGTGTCCCAGTCTATGTTTCTATGTCTCCAACATATCCGACACAGAGCCGTGATGATCTACGAAGGTTACTGAAAGAGTTCAAAACAAGACTTGATCCTGATGTCGTCTTTCACGAGCCTATTAATCCTCGTGGAGGAAACTTTGGCATGACTGTCCAAGCGGCCCGAGATGCTGGCCAAATAGAACTCGCCAATGAACTCGAAAAGCTACAAGATAGAGATAATTGGGTCGAATACTCGAAAAATCAGCTGATGACTGTTCGAGAACTTGGTAACGAGCTTGATGTTCCAATCCATCTCTGGCCCGATAAAGAGTTTATCAAATACGCTGGTGAACACAAGGAGTTCTTCAAACACGAACGAGAAAAGGACGACTCCCCGGAAGATTATCCGCAGCCAGTTCCGCCAGCATGA
- the tcmP gene encoding three-Cys-motif partner protein TcmP has translation MEDPVKADDSDEKWEGYQGHTRAKHELLRYYLGPWLKKLGNGSTKLRIFDCFSGRGDYQSTDSVDPIKLKETETPADIPGSPQIILDRAVEFSHLTEIECVFIEKMEKNADHLRGNLPDKADLPNSVSYDVVEGKFQDVTKNQISLRGGWNIPTFFFIDPYGYSQLEYDLLTDISSTKGFEVLINMMASEVIRWQDVDKHQDALMKPFGTESWREELEEYIPDQLEHKEVGYYCKRLKENGPDETLAYLVTEEDSTAMKYYLVFGTNHPDGLEIMREGMQKCGPGKFAYAPHRDDIAQDQSGLEQFLGNKVREKLLTLFSGQEIAFNDIIRQYVVEEKRSAYRRKDIRDELKQMEEEGLIEVSRVTSKTQNGLGGDDKISFSKD, from the coding sequence ATGGAAGACCCGGTTAAGGCAGACGACTCTGATGAAAAATGGGAGGGATATCAGGGTCATACCCGTGCAAAACACGAACTTCTTCGGTATTATCTTGGACCTTGGTTAAAGAAATTAGGGAATGGGTCAACGAAACTAAGGATATTTGATTGTTTTTCAGGAAGAGGTGACTATCAATCTACAGATAGTGTTGACCCGATCAAACTTAAAGAAACAGAAACTCCTGCTGATATTCCAGGCTCACCGCAGATCATCCTTGATCGTGCTGTAGAATTCTCTCACCTTACCGAGATTGAATGTGTTTTTATCGAAAAGATGGAGAAGAACGCAGACCATCTTCGTGGAAACCTTCCTGACAAGGCTGATCTTCCGAATAGTGTGTCCTATGATGTTGTTGAGGGGAAATTCCAAGATGTCACGAAGAATCAAATATCTCTGCGAGGTGGATGGAACATACCCACCTTTTTCTTCATTGATCCTTACGGATATAGCCAACTCGAATATGATCTACTCACGGACATCTCCTCTACCAAGGGGTTTGAGGTGTTAATAAATATGATGGCAAGTGAGGTGATTCGGTGGCAGGACGTAGATAAACATCAAGATGCTCTAATGAAACCCTTTGGAACAGAGTCTTGGAGGGAGGAATTAGAGGAATATATTCCAGATCAGTTGGAGCACAAAGAAGTCGGATATTACTGTAAGCGGTTGAAAGAAAATGGTCCAGATGAAACGCTAGCATATCTAGTTACAGAAGAAGATTCTACAGCTATGAAGTACTACCTTGTTTTTGGCACAAACCATCCAGATGGGCTAGAGATAATGAGAGAAGGAATGCAAAAATGCGGGCCTGGCAAATTTGCGTATGCACCGCATCGAGATGATATCGCACAGGATCAATCCGGTTTAGAGCAATTTCTAGGGAACAAAGTGCGCGAAAAACTCCTTACGCTATTCTCTGGACAGGAGATTGCGTTTAATGACATTATTCGGCAATACGTTGTTGAAGAGAAGAGATCGGCGTATCGTCGAAAGGACATTCGTGATGAGTTGAAACAGATGGAGGAAGAAGGATTGATAGAGGTCTCAAGAGTTACCTCAAAGACACAGAACGGATTAGGTGGAGACGACAAGATATCCTTCTCAAAAGATTAA
- a CDS encoding winged-helix domain-containing protein produces the protein MNDSDDTILEFLAETGAAFSKRGLEVNFEQRGINVSYSTIKRRTEKLENAGLIKCVEQKGSYYAISESGEQYLEGELDMDNISEPDKGKNGK, from the coding sequence ATGAATGATAGCGACGATACCATCTTAGAATTCCTCGCTGAGACAGGTGCAGCCTTCTCAAAAAGAGGGCTTGAAGTGAATTTTGAGCAGCGGGGAATAAATGTATCCTACTCAACTATTAAAAGACGCACTGAGAAACTGGAAAATGCTGGTCTTATCAAATGTGTTGAGCAAAAAGGTAGTTACTACGCTATTTCAGAGTCTGGGGAACAATATCTTGAGGGGGAACTTGATATGGACAATATTAGCGAACCAGACAAAGGCAAGAACGGCAAGTAG
- a CDS encoding tyrosine-type recombinase/integrase produces the protein MSDDLEPMTPTEGVEAFLAHRKPSVAESTYYNNQTTLEQFTAWCSDNEIDNLNDLSGRDLALFVAHRREKVKPITLQKNLSAIREFLSWAADIEAVPEGLNEKVHAPVVPDGSESRSIKLERPRAEKILEYLDRYEYASRDHVIMAILWRTGMRLSALRSIDLDDLEGDQFAIYLKHRPETDTPLKNKDRSERWVFLGPEWYSVVSEYIKVNRIETTDDYGREPLLTTKQGRISGGSIRNTVYRCCQPCFVADCPHDRDPETCEAVGAASVPSKCPSTRSPHAIRRGAITGHLLEDVPPEIVSDRMDVSLDVLYQHYDARQPDEKMEQRRKFLEGF, from the coding sequence ATGAGCGACGATCTCGAGCCGATGACGCCGACCGAGGGTGTCGAAGCGTTCCTGGCACACCGGAAGCCGAGCGTCGCGGAATCGACGTACTACAACAACCAGACGACGCTCGAACAGTTCACCGCGTGGTGTTCCGACAACGAGATCGACAACCTGAACGACCTTTCCGGGCGGGATCTGGCGCTGTTCGTCGCTCACCGCCGCGAGAAAGTGAAGCCGATCACCCTCCAGAAGAACCTGAGTGCGATTCGGGAGTTCCTCTCTTGGGCCGCCGATATTGAGGCCGTTCCGGAGGGACTGAACGAGAAGGTCCACGCACCGGTAGTTCCCGACGGGTCCGAATCCCGGAGCATCAAGCTCGAGCGCCCTCGAGCCGAGAAGATCCTGGAATACCTCGACCGGTACGAGTACGCGAGCCGGGATCACGTCATCATGGCGATCCTCTGGCGGACCGGGATGCGTCTCTCGGCGCTCCGGTCCATCGACCTCGATGACCTCGAAGGCGATCAATTCGCGATCTACCTCAAGCACCGTCCCGAGACGGATACGCCGCTGAAAAACAAGGACCGCAGCGAGCGGTGGGTATTCCTCGGTCCGGAGTGGTACAGCGTCGTCTCGGAGTACATCAAGGTCAACCGAATCGAGACGACCGACGACTACGGACGTGAGCCGCTACTGACGACCAAACAAGGCCGTATCTCCGGTGGATCGATCCGCAACACCGTCTACCGCTGTTGCCAGCCGTGTTTCGTCGCGGACTGTCCGCACGATCGCGACCCCGAGACGTGCGAAGCGGTCGGAGCCGCGAGTGTTCCGTCTAAGTGCCCCTCGACGCGCTCACCCCACGCTATTCGTCGCGGCGCGATCACCGGCCACCTGCTCGAGGACGTGCCGCCGGAGATCGTCTCCGACCGGATGGACGTGTCTCTCGATGTGCTGTACCAGCACTACGATGCGCGCCAACCTGACGAGAAAATGGAACAGCGGCGCAAGTTCCTGGAGGGGTTCTGA
- a CDS encoding Rid family detoxifying hydrolase, producing MKRIIETDDAPAAVGAYSQATTNGSLVFTAGQIPMTADGELLEDEPIENQTNQALYNLDAVLDEAGASYEDVLKVTVFLDDIDDFEAMNEAYADYFDDQPPARSAVEVAALPKGVGVEIEAIASVEQDE from the coding sequence ATGAAACGAATTATCGAGACCGACGACGCGCCCGCCGCGGTCGGTGCCTACAGTCAGGCGACGACGAACGGCTCGCTCGTGTTCACCGCCGGCCAGATCCCCATGACGGCCGACGGCGAGCTGCTCGAGGACGAACCGATCGAAAATCAGACGAATCAGGCCCTCTACAATCTCGATGCCGTCCTCGACGAAGCCGGCGCGAGCTACGAGGACGTTCTGAAGGTGACCGTCTTCCTCGACGATATCGACGACTTCGAGGCGATGAACGAGGCCTACGCCGACTACTTCGACGACCAGCCGCCGGCACGCAGCGCCGTCGAGGTCGCCGCGCTCCCGAAGGGCGTCGGCGTCGAGATCGAAGCCATCGCGAGCGTCGAGCAAGACGAGTGA
- a CDS encoding lipoate--protein ligase family protein gives MTALDDREWRVIRDGSREGAMQMALEEVAARTALEDGVRTVRTYSWEPSTLSLGYRQDADTVDWDFCEREGIDVTRRQTGGGGIYHDRFADISYTIVAPADEVPGDLMDCYELFCDPILEAFDRMSVDAAFASAEQDAIYQPSCYLRDINPAHDIVAPANAGDGANKISGNAQYRQRDVVIQHGSISYGLEPRNHVGVFDADLAESTFTDRVTSVRDVAGIDRDDAVETIAESLRDWCDADESSWRDGELEAARALADRKFGADEWVRDREVLAAGDSPR, from the coding sequence ATGACGGCACTAGACGATCGAGAGTGGCGGGTGATCAGAGACGGCTCCCGCGAAGGCGCGATGCAGATGGCACTCGAGGAAGTCGCCGCGCGAACGGCGCTCGAGGACGGCGTTCGAACCGTCCGCACGTACTCGTGGGAGCCGAGCACGCTCTCGCTGGGGTATCGACAGGACGCCGACACGGTCGACTGGGACTTTTGCGAGCGGGAGGGGATCGACGTCACCCGCCGGCAAACCGGCGGCGGCGGGATCTATCACGACCGCTTCGCCGACATCTCGTATACGATCGTAGCCCCGGCCGACGAGGTTCCGGGGGACCTGATGGACTGTTACGAACTGTTCTGTGACCCCATCCTCGAGGCCTTCGACCGGATGAGCGTCGACGCCGCCTTCGCGTCGGCCGAACAGGACGCCATCTACCAGCCCTCGTGCTATCTCCGGGACATCAACCCGGCACACGATATCGTCGCGCCGGCGAATGCGGGCGACGGGGCGAACAAGATCAGCGGCAACGCCCAGTACCGCCAGCGCGACGTCGTCATCCAGCACGGCTCGATCAGTTACGGCCTCGAGCCCCGGAACCACGTCGGCGTCTTCGACGCCGACCTCGCGGAGTCGACGTTTACCGATCGAGTGACGAGCGTTCGCGATGTGGCAGGGATCGATCGTGACGACGCAGTCGAGACGATCGCCGAGTCGCTCCGGGACTGGTGTGATGCCGACGAATCGAGCTGGCGCGACGGCGAACTCGAGGCCGCTCGAGCACTCGCCGACCGGAAGTTCGGCGCTGACGAGTGGGTTCGAGATCGAGAGGTGCTCGCGGCCGGTGACAGCCCACGATGA
- a CDS encoding serine/threonine-protein kinase RIO2, translated as MVRNVAGLLPELEDEDFYLLSGVEQGMRFSEWVQREKLPKFADLTDEEVDYRLERGLKRGLIEKKTIQYEGYTLQFEGYDVLALRALVEQDTISEFGSPLGVGKESDVYEVKSYKPLALKYHREGYTNFREVHKERDYTSDNDHVSWMYTARKAAEREHGILESLYPDVAVPQPIGQNRHAIVMEKMDGVELSRTRLEDEQILGVLELLLAEIARAYTNGYVHADMSEYNVFVNESGVKIFDWPQAVPTDHENAAEFLRRDLTNIVGYFRRKYPQYVPDDLESDELAESITADSFETITDFV; from the coding sequence ATGGTGCGAAACGTCGCCGGGTTACTCCCGGAACTCGAGGACGAGGACTTCTATCTCCTCTCTGGGGTCGAACAGGGGATGCGATTCTCCGAGTGGGTCCAACGGGAGAAGCTCCCGAAGTTCGCGGATCTGACCGACGAAGAGGTCGACTACCGACTCGAGCGCGGTCTCAAGCGCGGCCTGATCGAAAAAAAGACCATCCAGTACGAAGGGTATACCCTGCAGTTCGAGGGGTACGACGTCCTCGCTCTGCGGGCACTCGTCGAGCAGGATACGATCTCGGAGTTCGGCTCGCCGCTTGGCGTCGGCAAGGAGAGCGACGTCTACGAGGTCAAGTCCTACAAACCGCTCGCGCTGAAGTATCACCGCGAGGGCTATACGAACTTCCGGGAGGTACACAAAGAACGCGACTACACGTCGGACAACGACCACGTCTCCTGGATGTACACCGCCCGGAAGGCCGCCGAGCGCGAACACGGGATTCTCGAGTCTCTCTACCCCGACGTCGCAGTCCCCCAGCCGATCGGACAGAACCGCCACGCCATCGTTATGGAGAAGATGGACGGCGTCGAACTCTCGCGGACTCGACTCGAGGACGAACAGATACTCGGTGTTCTGGAGCTGTTACTCGCCGAAATCGCACGTGCGTACACGAACGGCTACGTCCACGCCGACATGAGCGAGTACAACGTCTTCGTCAACGAATCGGGGGTAAAAATCTTCGACTGGCCTCAGGCCGTCCCGACGGATCACGAAAACGCCGCCGAGTTCCTCCGGCGTGATCTGACCAACATCGTGGGGTATTTCCGCCGAAAGTACCCCCAGTACGTCCCCGACGACCTCGAGAGCGACGAACTGGCCGAATCGATTACTGCCGACTCCTTCGAGACGATTACCGACTTCGTTTGA
- a CDS encoding 50S ribosomal protein L15e — protein sequence MAESFYSHIKDAWKDPDDGKLGELQWQRKQEWRDQGAIERIDRPTRLDKARELGYKAKQGIIVTRVSVRKGTARKQRHKAGRRSKRQGVNRIGRRKNIQRIGEERVSRKYPNMRVLNSYWVGEDGSQKWFEAILVDPNHPAIENDDDLNWICDDAHQNRAFRGLTNAGKANRGLNNRGKGAEKVRPSNTGGQGRAK from the coding sequence ATGGCAGAAAGCTTCTATTCCCACATCAAGGACGCATGGAAAGACCCCGACGACGGCAAACTCGGGGAGCTGCAGTGGCAGCGCAAACAGGAGTGGCGCGACCAGGGTGCGATCGAGCGGATCGATCGCCCGACGCGTCTCGACAAGGCACGCGAACTCGGCTACAAGGCCAAGCAGGGCATCATCGTGACCCGGGTCTCGGTCCGGAAAGGGACCGCCCGGAAACAGCGTCACAAAGCCGGTCGGCGCTCGAAGCGCCAGGGTGTCAACCGCATCGGGCGGCGCAAGAACATCCAGCGCATCGGTGAGGAACGCGTCTCCCGGAAGTACCCCAACATGCGGGTGCTCAACAGCTACTGGGTCGGAGAAGACGGCTCGCAGAAGTGGTTCGAAGCGATCCTCGTGGATCCGAACCACCCCGCGATCGAGAACGACGACGACCTCAACTGGATCTGCGACGACGCTCACCAGAACCGCGCGTTCCGTGGACTCACCAACGCCGGCAAGGCAAACCGCGGGCTCAACAACCGCGGCAAAGGTGCGGAGAAGGTCCGCCCGTCCAACACCGGCGGCCAAGGCCGCGCGAAGTAA
- the pdhA gene encoding pyruvate dehydrogenase (acetyl-transferring) E1 component subunit alpha: protein MPRSQLATFSIERVEILDQDGRVDESLEPDIDDERLLEWYRTMKRSRRLDQRVIALQRRGELGTFAPATGQEAAQVGSTAALDEADWTVPAFREHPSALARGGSAQEIIEYAMGLEEGGAPPDDVPMLPPSIAVGTQPLHAAGIGWAEAMNDSDSVALTYFGDGATSEGEVYEAMNLAGVYEARTIFFCQNNQYAISTPLSKQTRAATLAQKAVAAGIEPVQVDGNDVLGVYAVTRKARERARRGVPTLIEATTYRREMHTTADDPSVYRTTEEEASWEPLDPILRFQQYLRERGLLDDETVESIEAEIEADLKDALEAARETKANADPADMFDTAYAERPPYLERQREAFRADEGRTVAPAGGDRRGDGGSSTADTRAGADAATDADLESADRLNMVEAIRGTLHAELERDDDVLVYGQDVGVDGGVFRATQGLLEGFPGRVHDAPVAEAGIVGLGVGLAAAGYRPVAEIQFAGFSFQAFAQIHQHCSRIRSRSRGTITCSMVIRAPYGLGVKALEHHSESYEAGYAHIPGLDVVIPSTARDAAGLLRSAIRSPDPVVFLEPMVLYRAARRPVPEETVVPLGEARLVDQGTDATVVAWGAMVREVEDAVADLEADIELIDLRTISPMDTETVLESVRKTGRCVVVHEAPRTGGFAGEIAARIADEAVWYLEAPIERVTGYDVPVPLPAREESYRPGPDRIRATIEQVLAA, encoded by the coding sequence ATGCCACGCTCTCAGCTCGCCACGTTCTCGATCGAGCGCGTCGAGATACTCGACCAGGACGGCCGCGTCGACGAATCGCTCGAGCCCGATATCGACGACGAGCGCCTGCTCGAGTGGTACCGGACGATGAAGCGCTCGCGGCGACTCGATCAGCGGGTGATCGCGCTCCAGCGCCGGGGTGAGCTGGGAACGTTTGCACCCGCGACGGGCCAGGAGGCCGCCCAGGTCGGAAGCACCGCGGCGCTGGACGAGGCCGACTGGACGGTGCCCGCGTTCCGGGAGCATCCGTCGGCGCTCGCCCGCGGGGGCTCCGCCCAGGAGATCATCGAGTACGCGATGGGCCTCGAAGAGGGGGGAGCGCCCCCCGACGACGTCCCGATGCTGCCGCCGTCGATCGCGGTTGGGACCCAGCCGCTACACGCCGCGGGGATCGGCTGGGCCGAGGCGATGAACGACAGCGATTCGGTCGCGCTCACCTACTTCGGCGACGGTGCCACGAGCGAGGGCGAGGTGTACGAGGCGATGAATCTGGCCGGGGTCTACGAGGCACGAACGATCTTCTTCTGTCAGAACAATCAGTACGCGATCTCGACGCCGCTGTCGAAACAGACGCGCGCGGCGACGCTCGCCCAGAAGGCCGTCGCGGCGGGGATCGAGCCGGTGCAGGTCGACGGGAACGACGTGCTCGGCGTCTACGCGGTCACGAGGAAGGCCCGCGAGCGCGCCCGTCGCGGCGTCCCGACGCTGATCGAGGCCACGACCTACCGCCGGGAGATGCACACGACGGCGGACGATCCCTCCGTCTATCGAACGACCGAGGAAGAAGCGTCGTGGGAACCACTGGACCCGATCCTGCGATTCCAGCAGTACCTCCGGGAACGCGGGCTCCTCGACGACGAGACGGTCGAGTCGATCGAAGCCGAGATCGAGGCCGACCTCAAGGACGCCCTCGAGGCGGCCCGGGAAACGAAAGCGAACGCCGATCCGGCGGACATGTTCGACACCGCCTACGCGGAGCGGCCGCCCTATCTCGAGCGCCAGCGCGAGGCGTTCCGTGCGGACGAGGGCCGGACGGTCGCTCCCGCAGGCGGGGATCGTCGCGGTGACGGCGGGTCGTCGACGGCCGATACGAGAGCCGGTGCCGACGCTGCCACCGACGCGGATCTCGAGAGCGCCGACCGACTGAACATGGTCGAGGCGATCCGGGGGACGTTACACGCCGAACTCGAGCGGGACGACGACGTGCTCGTCTACGGCCAGGATGTCGGTGTCGACGGCGGCGTCTTCCGGGCGACGCAGGGGCTTCTGGAGGGCTTCCCCGGTCGGGTCCACGACGCGCCGGTGGCCGAGGCGGGCATCGTCGGCCTCGGCGTCGGTCTCGCGGCGGCGGGCTATCGACCGGTGGCCGAGATCCAGTTCGCCGGCTTTAGCTTCCAGGCGTTCGCACAGATCCACCAGCACTGCTCGCGGATCCGCAGTCGGTCGCGCGGGACGATCACGTGTTCGATGGTGATCCGCGCTCCCTACGGCCTCGGGGTGAAGGCCCTCGAGCATCACTCGGAGAGTTACGAGGCGGGCTACGCCCACATTCCGGGACTCGACGTCGTGATTCCCTCGACGGCCAGGGACGCTGCCGGCCTGTTACGGTCGGCGATCCGCAGTCCCGATCCGGTCGTGTTCCTCGAACCGATGGTGCTGTATCGGGCAGCCAGACGGCCGGTTCCCGAGGAAACCGTCGTCCCGCTGGGTGAGGCGCGGCTGGTCGACCAGGGGACCGACGCCACCGTCGTCGCGTGGGGCGCGATGGTCCGGGAGGTCGAGGACGCGGTCGCCGATCTCGAGGCCGACATCGAGCTGATCGACCTGCGGACGATCAGTCCGATGGACACCGAGACCGTCCTCGAGTCGGTCCGCAAGACCGGTCGCTGCGTCGTCGTCCACGAGGCACCCCGAACGGGCGGGTTCGCCGGCGAAATCGCGGCCCGGATCGCCGACGAGGCCGTCTGGTACCTCGAGGCACCCATCGAGCGGGTGACGGGCTACGACGTGCCGGTTCCGCTGCCGGCCCGCGAGGAGTCCTACCGCCCCGGTCCGGATCGAATCCGTGCCACGATCGAACAGGTGCTCGCCGCGTAG
- a CDS encoding universal stress protein gives MARHVLVAVDDSNQSTEALEFACTEYPEATITALYVLDPGDFYAVSGVEGTAMANYDEIQGHHEDRAEEILERAREQAADHGVEIETEHTLGGVSRSIVDYAAEHDVDHIVVGSHGRTGASRILLGSVAETVARRSPVPVTIVR, from the coding sequence ATGGCACGACACGTTCTCGTGGCGGTCGATGACTCGAATCAGTCGACTGAAGCGCTCGAGTTCGCTTGCACGGAGTATCCGGAGGCGACGATCACCGCGCTCTACGTCCTCGATCCGGGCGACTTCTACGCGGTCAGCGGCGTCGAAGGGACCGCGATGGCCAATTACGACGAGATACAGGGCCACCACGAGGACCGGGCCGAGGAGATCCTCGAGCGAGCACGGGAACAGGCCGCCGACCACGGCGTCGAGATCGAAACGGAGCACACCCTCGGCGGCGTCTCGCGCTCGATCGTCGACTACGCCGCCGAACACGACGTCGACCACATCGTCGTCGGCAGCCACGGCCGGACGGGCGCGAGTCGGATCCTCCTGGGCAGCGTTGCGGAGACGGTCGCCCGCCGGTCACCGGTCCCGGTAACGATCGTTCGATAG
- the glmS gene encoding methylaspartate mutase subunit S: MTKTVILGVIGSDAHVVGITILEQALEAAGFDVVNLGVQSSQEEFVEAASDNDAEAVLVSSLYGHAKQDCEGFHQRIAEADLDVTTYIGGNLAVGQDDFEETRKFFREMGFDRVFDSETDPEDAIEALTADLDMRSTEGEREGRTVSA, from the coding sequence ATGACGAAGACAGTCATCCTCGGCGTGATCGGGTCCGACGCTCACGTCGTCGGGATTACCATCCTGGAACAGGCCCTGGAGGCAGCCGGATTCGACGTCGTCAATCTGGGGGTCCAGAGCTCCCAAGAAGAGTTCGTTGAAGCCGCATCCGACAACGACGCCGAGGCTGTACTCGTCTCCTCGCTCTATGGTCACGCCAAACAGGACTGCGAGGGCTTCCACCAGCGGATCGCCGAGGCCGACCTCGACGTTACGACCTACATCGGCGGCAACCTCGCCGTCGGGCAGGACGACTTCGAGGAGACCCGCAAGTTCTTCCGCGAGATGGGATTCGATCGCGTCTTCGATTCGGAGACCGATCCCGAGGACGCCATCGAAGCCCTCACGGCTGACCTCGACATGCGCTCGACGGAGGGCGAACGGGAAGGCCGAACTGTGTCCGCATAA
- a CDS encoding phosphoribosyltransferase family protein, producing MNRAEKAALQLRAVDVLRMLKETRTYDELAETTGLPAGDLNRYVNGHVLPGTDRAREIVEDLGREALADELDARIRVDDEGYVDNSATVFDQPFLDLAAPVVANGFDFDRPDVVLTAATDGITLAAALASYYGVRCAYAKKRKETAVEDFIEARQRLQSGIELTYYLPAAAIESGESVLVVDDLIRSGETQELLLDIVHSAEADVAGVFALIAAGEDGIRRARERTDAPIGSLTSV from the coding sequence ATGAACAGAGCGGAGAAGGCAGCCCTCCAGTTGCGGGCCGTCGACGTGTTGCGAATGTTGAAAGAGACGAGAACCTACGACGAACTCGCCGAGACGACGGGGCTCCCGGCGGGCGATCTCAACCGATACGTCAACGGCCACGTCCTTCCCGGAACGGATCGCGCACGCGAGATCGTCGAAGACCTCGGTCGGGAGGCGTTAGCCGACGAACTCGACGCGCGAATCCGCGTCGACGACGAGGGGTACGTCGACAATAGCGCGACCGTCTTCGACCAGCCGTTCCTCGATCTGGCCGCACCGGTCGTGGCAAACGGGTTCGACTTCGATCGCCCCGACGTCGTCCTCACCGCTGCGACCGACGGGATCACGCTCGCGGCCGCGCTCGCGAGCTACTACGGGGTCCGCTGTGCCTACGCGAAAAAGCGCAAGGAAACTGCCGTCGAGGATTTCATCGAGGCCCGCCAGCGGTTGCAGTCGGGGATCGAACTCACCTACTACCTTCCGGCCGCCGCGATCGAGTCGGGCGAGTCCGTCCTAGTCGTCGACGACCTCATCCGGTCGGGCGAGACCCAGGAACTGCTCCTCGATATCGTCCACAGCGCCGAGGCCGACGTCGCAGGTGTCTTCGCGCTCATCGCGGCCGGCGAGGACGGCATCCGACGCGCCCGTGAACGCACCGACGCCCCGATCGGCTCGCTCACGAGCGTGTGA